The following coding sequences lie in one Conexibacter woesei Iso977N genomic window:
- a CDS encoding CocE/NonD family hydrolase, with amino-acid sequence MLDNETTIPFERLTARPPGPLAEEHMVRMRDGVRLATDVYLPAGDDDVVPPGPVVLIRLPYDKNGEYTFIPDIATYMVDRGYRVVTQDVRGKFRSEGEAILWINEAYDGYDTIDWIVAQGWSDGVVGMWGDSYYGYTQLAAASAAHPALRAIAPRVTGTGLGDVPVRRPGERTSEVEMGVGRLYPVTHFQANDTYHWEMDWSARPYADAVERWFQTVGERSPSYDLTMPEPAPLRRFPAGHPFAAPAIPMLMTIGWWDNCAPWSWADHAQVAERPAWALNEWLLLEDIDHENNSFAKVPYTEDDNPVTSAQARAAMFPRYLDPALEFFDIFLRGQGSASDLPRVRWKVAGEDELHAAPSWPPPGAASVLLYASSDGRLRDVPEPGETAREWTHDAEAPVPSPVDNAFEFLREFPDERELAERDDVLVFDGDVAESSLLLAGPVGLRATIASSGPEMDLFARLADVAPDGAAHLIARGQVTLYDAAEPASVDVDMGHTAYRLAPGHRLRLTLASSDFPEFVPAPGNGGHRWLEADTEPNRQSVVLGGDAGAVLTLSIIR; translated from the coding sequence ATGTTGGACAACGAGACGACGATCCCGTTCGAGCGCCTGACCGCGCGGCCGCCCGGCCCGCTGGCCGAGGAGCACATGGTCCGGATGCGCGACGGCGTGCGGCTGGCGACCGACGTGTACCTGCCGGCCGGCGACGACGATGTGGTCCCGCCCGGCCCGGTCGTGCTGATCCGGCTGCCGTACGACAAGAACGGCGAGTACACGTTCATCCCCGACATCGCCACGTACATGGTCGACCGCGGCTACCGCGTGGTCACCCAGGACGTGCGCGGGAAGTTCCGGTCCGAGGGCGAGGCGATCCTGTGGATCAACGAGGCCTACGACGGCTACGACACGATCGACTGGATCGTCGCGCAGGGGTGGTCGGACGGCGTGGTCGGGATGTGGGGCGACTCGTACTACGGCTACACGCAGCTGGCCGCCGCGTCGGCGGCGCACCCCGCGCTGCGGGCGATCGCGCCGCGCGTGACCGGGACGGGGCTCGGCGACGTGCCGGTCCGGCGCCCGGGCGAGCGGACCTCGGAGGTCGAGATGGGCGTCGGGCGGCTGTACCCGGTCACGCACTTCCAGGCCAACGACACCTACCACTGGGAGATGGACTGGAGCGCGCGGCCCTACGCCGACGCGGTCGAGCGCTGGTTCCAGACCGTCGGCGAGCGCTCGCCGTCCTACGACCTGACGATGCCGGAGCCCGCGCCGCTGCGGCGCTTCCCGGCCGGGCACCCGTTCGCGGCGCCCGCGATCCCGATGTTGATGACGATCGGCTGGTGGGACAACTGCGCGCCGTGGTCGTGGGCCGACCACGCGCAGGTCGCGGAGCGGCCGGCCTGGGCGCTGAACGAGTGGCTGCTGCTGGAGGACATCGACCACGAGAACAACTCGTTCGCGAAGGTGCCGTACACCGAGGACGACAACCCGGTGACGAGCGCGCAGGCGCGCGCCGCGATGTTCCCGCGCTACCTGGATCCGGCCCTGGAGTTCTTCGACATCTTCCTGCGGGGCCAGGGGTCGGCGAGCGACCTGCCGCGCGTGCGCTGGAAGGTCGCGGGCGAGGACGAGCTGCATGCCGCGCCGTCGTGGCCGCCGCCGGGTGCGGCGTCGGTGTTGTTGTACGCGTCAAGCGACGGGCGCCTGCGCGACGTGCCGGAGCCGGGGGAGACCGCGCGCGAGTGGACGCACGACGCCGAGGCGCCGGTGCCCTCGCCGGTCGACAACGCGTTCGAGTTCCTGCGCGAGTTCCCCGACGAGCGCGAGCTGGCCGAGCGAGATGATGTCCTTGTCTTCGACGGCGACGTGGCCGAGTCATCGTTGTTGCTCGCGGGGCCGGTCGGGCTGCGCGCGACGATCGCCTCGTCGGGTCCCGAGATGGACCTGTTCGCGCGGCTGGCCGACGTGGCTCCGGACGGCGCGGCGCACCTGATCGCGCGTGGCCAGGTCACGCTCTACGACGCGGCCGAGCCGGCGAGCGTGGACGTCGACATGGGCCACACCGCCTACCGCCTGGCGCCCGGGCACCGCCTGCGGCTGACGCTGGCGAGCAGCGACTTCCCGGAGTTCGTCCCGGCCCCCGGCAACGGCGGCCATCGCTGGCTGGAGGCCGACACCGAGCCCAACCGCCAGTCGGTCGTGCTCGGCGGCGACGCGGGTGCGGTGCTGACCTTGAGCATCATCAGGTAA